In Podospora pseudocomata strain CBS 415.72m chromosome 4, whole genome shotgun sequence, the genomic stretch TCAGAGAGCTAACCTGATGGGAAATTTGGAAGCCCCTGCACACTCAGCAATACGGTATAAGGTCTCCCAAGACAAGTACGAAGAGGGCCCAAGCCCATTTTCAGGAGTGCCTCGCCTCGAGCTGGATGAAGCCTGGTCAAAGTTGCTACGCTGTACGTTGGACGTCCCCACCTTGATTGCTTCCACTGATGTGTGTGTCAAGCCTCGATGATTCGATTATCGGCGGACGAAATGAGAAAGATGAACAAAACCTCTGTGATGCTCAAAGATGGATCTGGATATGTTGGATACCTTGAGGCAATTCACATGCTACATTGCGTGGTAAGTCGCTTTCCTCGGATTCATGGGCCGTTGTTTTGGGTATGATCATGCTGAAAGTCTTAGAAACGAATGCACCAAGCCCAATATCCCGAACATTACCCCAAGCTCCAGGCAGAAGATGCCTTTTCGACCCATCATTGGGGTAGGTTTCCGTTTCAAGCTGCCCGGGAACATAAACTTATCATACTAACTTCGTCGACTCCTGTTTCAAGATCATTGCCTCGAAGTATTGCGTAAGGGAATCATGTGCAACGCCGATACCACAATAAACACGTATTTGTGGCAAAGGGACTCGCATGGTAAGTTGATGATAAAAGGGAATAGGACAGGACCAAGAAAATGCACCGACTGGGACAAACTGCAAGAGTGGGCGGAAGACAGGACAATATATGGGAGTGACAGGGATCGGTTTCTTGAGAGTCTAGTAAGCCCCTCTGAGCACGGAGGGGGTTTAGGGCCCCTTGAACTTGGTACGTAGCTGCATATCTGTCTGTTATTTTGAGGGGTTTAGGCTTCAATTCACGCCATCCGGCAATTCGTACCCAGCTCTTTCACCAAGAAGCGTAGAATGCTACCCTCATATCAAATACCGGTTTTACCTGCGTTTGCCAGTCGGATGAGCACCCGTCCGCAGTCAAGCGGCGCAGACACGGGACCGAGTGTGCTGAACCTGCGACGACAGGAATCCTTCCAATTCATGATATTGCCCGATGGACGTGACACAAGAGACGCTTTGACGAGATTCTTACCTAAACAGTAAGGTGCCACGGCTCCTTTCACGGCTCTTTCGCATAAATCCTAGTCCATGAACCTGCGGCGGCATATTGAAAGGATTCTGGAGCCACACCCAACCGGCCCGTTCCTCTTCTTTAGGGTCGGCTCGTTGGGTCATATTTCCGAGTTTACTGGCATACTGTGTTACACGATTCCCTTGGACGGTTGTTCATGGTCCTCGCGATTATGCGCTGCTGGGGGAGAGCGAGGCATGATATTGATAAGCGGGTCGACTTCTCCGAAGGGAATGGATCTGCAACTTTCGCCATAGGGCTGTACGGGCACGGCGTAGAAATGTGTTGAGTGAGAGCCAGCTTGCTGGTCATTGTCAGTGCTGTCTGAGCAGGCAGTACCTTAGCTACCTGCCGCCCCCGAGAAtcgctttttttcttctccatgATTTTCATCAGGTCCTCTTGCCTTTCATGCTTTCCTTCAACTCTGGTAGTTGTTATACCATCTTACCACGTTCCAAGCTATGGCCACCTATGTCACCGAGCAGAGTACAACTGCGATTGGGATTCTTTTCCCCACGTTAGCGATAATATTGCTAGGTATTCGTACCTATGGGCTTTTTCGGCATTACTCTCGACGTGATATCGGTATCGATGATGTCCTGATTGTACCGGCGGCGGTATGTTGTGACCCTTCGGAGACTTCTATGGACTTGCGATAAGCTAAACGACAGCTCCCATAGTTTCTCACGGTTACATCTGGCGTTGCGATGGCGATAGGGGCACAAATGCACATCATCGGTGGCCATTCCCTTGACGGCTCATGGGGGCCTGAAGATAACGTCAAGCTTGGAAAGGTCGGTTCGCTACAGTTCGACCATAGCATCACCGCGCGGAAAGGCTGACTAGGTTCAAGTTCGAGTACGCCTTCTGGATGGGCCATATCCTCGCCATCGGCTTCATCAAACTTAccctgctcttcttcttccgggGTTTGTTTAAGGGTACCTGCCGAGACGAACTTTCATGCCGGACCCAAGATCGTTGACTAACGCAAATTTGCACAGGCCGGGCCGAACGAACAGCATTCGACTACTCAAACTGGATACTCATTGTCCTTGTAATACTCTGGACAGTCTTGTTTCTCTTTCTCGAGATATTCGCCTGCGGGCTAAGGCCAGAGTCCGGATGGGAAAGCTTCGAGTCTTTGAGAACCAAGTGCATGGACACCTTCGGCATGCTAACCGGTTGTTCCGTCTTTAGCTGGGTGCTGGACCTGGCTATCTTTATCGAGCCGTTGATCATGGTACGGCTTTGCCCCAACCTTTCCAACCCATGTTGACGCGGAGAACTGACAAGGTCCAGATCCGGACGCTGAACATGAGTCTAAAGCGGAAAGTGCAGGCGTCgattgtttttcttttcagtGGCTTGTACGTGACCCCCTACCCACCAACATTTAGTCAGTCAATCCTAACCAAATTCTAGTGCCGTGATTGCAGGACTCTTGCGGATGATTCCCTGGATTCAGATCTACATGCAAGATGTCAGGAATCCCACCATCAGAATCCTTGCTGACGATTTGCCGGTAACTGATCAAGAAGGTGAGTCCCTCCCTACCTCCTAAACATCTGGGAGACTACCTGACCTGATTTTGTGCAAAAAGGGGTCGTATCAATTGTTCTATTCTGGACATACATGGAAATTGGCGTCGGATTCATTGTCTCCTGCGTACCCCGAAGCGCTTGGATCTGGGACAAGCTCCCATCTCTCACGCCCTTGCTATCCAAGATGTCGCGATCTTTTACTTCAGTCGCATCCCGCTCATCGACTACCAAGACAGGCACGGCTGACCATGATAGCGAACGGAAAGCTCAAGGGATGCATTCCGAGCTTCACTCACAGAGATCACTCGTCAATATGAAGGGCACTTCAATCGGTAGCCGGAGATCATCCGAGAACCTTGAATTGGGAATCATGTCATAGGGAAAATAGCGCGATGCTGATGGCGTTGCCCACCTCATGTTTTGGAATTGCCAGTCtggggttcaggggttcaggggttcaggggttcgGGGGTTCGGGGGTACTTAACTTGATGTAAGCAAACACCCCAAAAGGCTTGGGCCAATGCCAAAGTTATCGCAATTTACAACATGCCCAATCTGCTGCAAGGCCACTATGACTCCAGCATGTTATTGGCCCAAGAAATGTAAATTGCCAGGAAACGTGGTGGCTTGCAAATCCCGATGCTCATCCTTTAGGCTGAACGTCGGACCCGGCGCCCAATGACCCCATGCCCTGGCACCTAAGCCATACAGCATGCAGGGTCAGCAGGGCGTGAGCCTCGTATAAAAGCACTATCAGTCCCAAATATCCTCAATAACGGCAAATGGGATCTGCTATTGTGGAGGAATTCCCATCTGCCCACTCTCGAGTTTGCCCATCATGCTCGGCGCACTTTCTGTCCCGCGAGAATCTGGCCGCCTCAGGCCAGGCTAGATTGTTCGAACTCCGAAATGTACATTATGCTGCTAGCACCGTGGCCAGAAACCAACCTTTCAGACGGTGGTTCTTTGGAGGCCTTTTGCAAGTTTCCCAGCATTGCAACTTCGACGCCATGAAATCCTCGATTCTCGCATTCCTCGCAGTGGGCGTCGCGCACTCGGCCGGCCGGCTGCTCCACGCTACTCGACATGGACTTGTACCAGATACTGTCACGTCCAATGTCATCCCCATGCGCAAGCACATTGTGCCTTCTTTCGGACACCGCTCCAGTGTCGTGAAACCCGTCTACCGCAGGACAGCAGACGTGAACCACCCGGCCAACTTGACCAACGTGCACGATGTCTATTACATCGTCGATATCGTTGTTGGGAACCAGACTCTCGCTGTCAGTGTTGACACAGGATCAAGCGACACATGGTTTGTGTCGGACTATTTTGAGTGCGTCAGGTTCTGGTGGCAGGGCCCAGAATATGTATGTATACTCCCTAGTTTGCCAAGTAGTGGCTTGTAGGAATTGGCCGTACAGCTAATCTTTGTTGTTTACTTGCAGAAACCAAACTGTGGACTAGCAGACGGCTTTACGGGCAACCTGTCGGGCGGAGTCCTGGACAACCCACCATTTGTCCGATCCTACATGGATACCACGTTTGTGTCGGGCTATTACGGGTTCGAAGATGTCACTGTTGGATCAATCACAGCCAAAAACCAACGCGTTGGAGTCGTCAATTACACGTTTTGGGCGGGCGATGGCCTTACCTCGGGTCTTTTGGGGCTGGGGTATCCCTTCATGACGAGCCTGGACGGCGCAGAGCAAAACCAGGCACCATATGACCCCGTTTTCACGACCATGTGGAAGAACAAGCTGATTGATCCTCTGTTCAGCATTGCGCTCTCCAGAGAGAGTGGGGACCAGGGCGAGCCGGATGGGGAGGTCAGGACGCCAGAAGGGTCCTACTTGGCACTAGGTGGTCTGCCACccgtggaggtggatgaggagagctGGGCGAGGACAAAGATTCACGGTGTTGACGCTATCCCCGAGTGGATGTTTGAGCAATCAGACCTGGGTTTATACATTATTAAGCCCGACTCGTGGGTGTACGGACGCGAAACGGAGGATGTCACGCCGGCTGAGGCAGATCAGGGCGCTGTCATGACACATGGGCTGACGACAAACACTACCCAGTTTCCCGTTCTGATTGACGTGGGGGCTACACTCAGCTTGCTTCCTAAGGGTAAGTCTGCATATTGTAAAAGCAAGACAAGCTGACTGACAAGTTTATAGGTCTGGTTCAGAAGCTGTACGCGGCGTTTGATCCTCCCGCCAAATACCTGAGCACCAACGGCCTGTTCTTTGCCCTGTGCAatgccaccatccccaaatTCGGTGTCAACATTGGCGAAAATACTTTCTACTTTGCGCCTGAGGACCTGCTGCGTCAGACGGCTCGTGATCCATCTGGGGAATATTGTCGAATTGGGGTCACGGACGTGAATGGGGGCCCCTATGTCTTGGGCGTGTCATTCTTGTCAAGCGTGGTCGCCGTTTTTGACATTGAAAATACCGAGATGAGGTTTGCTTCAAGGACAAAGTATTGAGCAAGTAGAAGTGCAGATTTGTTTTTAAGTAGTTGTAAACCTCCGCAGCCTTCCTGGCTGTCACTGTTATTCCTTCCTCTTTACTTGATAATCTGCGTCCGGATGAACAGTTGGTTCCACAAGGTCCTTCCTGATTTCTCTCTTCCGTCTCCAGTCCACGGCCTGGCCAACAAACTTTTGATCTCTctcatccatcttcttctccaaatcGGGCACCTGGTCGAAAGAGGTAATACTTGTCATCAGCTGCGGTGCCCCCATGGGCAACCTGTCCCCTCTGTCAACCTGCCAGAGATGATAGACCTTGCCATAAAGCTCGATTACTTCCTTCATCTCTTCGGTCTCAGCCTTTTCCCAGGCGGCTGTAGGAACGGCGGAGTTGGGCTGTGGCATGACAAGCATGCCGGACTTGACTTCAAAGACGTGCGAGTGCCAAAGTCGGCGCTCCTCCTGCGGTAGGGTTTCGTATAAATGAGGCTTGATCATGTACTCGACTCCAATGAGACGGGCGCCTGGATCGGGTGAGTCGTAGAGCAGGCACTGGCGAACATCCTCTGTTAGGTGACCGCAGTAGTGGTTTGCCTCTACTACCCGTGTTGGGTCAGAGGCATAGACGTGGAAGGCGTTGAGGTGGGCGCAGATGTTCTTGGTGGGAGTGAAATCTTGGGTCAGGGCGGCGCCGGtttcgaggatggtggaCTTGGTGCTTCTCTCCTGGCCAGGAACATGATGGCATTCCTTGGCAGAACGATCCTTAGTGTGGAAAAGAGCTGACATTGTGATGGTGGATCtgtatgttttcttttggtgTATCTTATGAAGTATCACGATGTTCGTGGGCTGAAAAAGGTTGGACGAACCTGTTAAGAGAAGAGATGGTCCCAGTCAGATGCGGTGACGTCACCGTGATGCGGACACTCTTAGTGAAGCCTCAGCTCTTGTGTTTTGCCGAGTACACTACCTATTTTCCGCTATTTCCTTCTGGCCAACAGACAGCTTGCCCGTGGGACAAAAAGCGGAGGGTCACCCCGACCACCACCCGGCAGAGCAAACTTGGGAAGATATCTCCTCAGAACAGCCACCGACAGTAGCGGGAGCATCGAatctcttctttccctttgcACCGCCATTGCGCACGCGACACGACAGCACTGTAGAGACGCGGCACGGCCACCAGCTCGCCAATGGAAGCCGCAGCAGCTCGCGAATGCATGCGGGCTTCAAACAGCTTTGCATCAAGAAGCCACAGTTCGAAGCACAGCGACTGGCGGCTGCGTCGTCAGGCTCTCTGGGAGCGGCGCAGCGTTGACAGCTTGGCGTGTCCATCGTCGCACTAGCCCATTCTCCCAGCCACGACCGCTCCCATTGGCTGCCTTGCTCTGAACCCGCGGCGGCCCATTGCATCGAGGCCTGTCCCATCGCGGACGGCAGGTCGGCGCCTCAATTCGTTCTCTGCACAACTATTTTTCAGTCCACGCCAtcaacttcttcttcgacATCCACCCTGCCATGTCTTgacacctccctctccacaaGTCGAACCCGGCCCCCGACGATTGCTTCTCACCTCGGGGCACGTGCTGCTGACGAGatccctttcctccccgAACCCCCCGGGCCTCATCGCCACGAGACCGCCAAAGATGGATCCCAACAATGACTtccccaacagcaccgtTTTTGTcaaggtcgacgacgaccagGAGATGAAGGTCAACATGACGGCCCTCATATTTGCGATTGTTGCCCTGATTGGCACCTTTGCACAGGTGCTTCAACAGTACATCGCCTCGGCCGCTGGCTACTCCAACTGCGGCGAGAGCGTCATGGGCGAATGGCACAAGAGCAAAAAGCGAGCGTTCCGAGCGACCGAGCTGCGATTCGAGGTTCAGTTTGAGACGCCTGTTATCTTCATTTGCCCGCCGACCAACACCAAAGGTCCCATCCCGGCGAAGCCCATCTACTTTGTCGACGGCTCTGACCAGAGCTTGAAGGATACACGCGCCTTGCTACCCAAGGATGAGAAGTcgcgggaggagaggctTGCGTCGAGCAAGGTGCACACGGCAGACAACGAAAGAGCGACCTGGGTGAACTTGCTTTCCCAGCTTCAGTCCATGGAGCGGGAGAGCCAAGAATGGCAGAAGGACTTTTACGGCCAGAACCCGCCTCTGAACCCCAGATCCCACATCGGATTTAGAGATCACACCCTTGCCATCGCCATGCAGGTCAAGAAGCGCAGCTGGGACAACATGCCGACCGACATCAAGAAGCCGTATGCCACGACGGCCATTTGCCATTTGCTCGAGcttgccgccatcatggGCATCTACTGGCAAGAGTTTGACCGATCACGTGACAGGTACCGCGCCGAAGGAAACGGATACATGCTTACGGGAACCAACGTCAACGACCTTGGCCTCGTCTTCACCTTTCAGATCTGTGGCAAGAGCCGGTTTAAAGAGAACCGTGTGATCCCGGTCGATGAGGTGAAAGACTTGTGCTGCGGCTTCGTGCCCACCCTCTTCCAGAAGAGCGACAAGGACAAGCGCAGGGTCGAGTTTCCAAATGAGGATGCCAAAGACCTGAGCGTCTTGCAGTTTGGGAGCATGAACGAGATTGCAGAGACCATGGTGCTTATTGACTGCAATACCAACACGGCCAACTATTTCCGATCCAAGAACACCACTGCCCGGCACAGCCATCTTTTTCCCGGTAAGTCACGTCTGCCGTCCAGAAGACGAGGCTTCCTCCTGCTAACACAGTGCAGTGCCATTTGAGTTGCTTGGTATGCTTGGCAAAACACTGCATATCCGCAACAGCGCTTACCGCATGCTGCCGAACCCGACGCCGTATCATTGGGACAAgaacttcttcaacctccgcAGGTTGATCAAGGAgtacaagaagaagattgacGATACAGACTCGGAAATCGCACCGACTCCGCGAATTCAAGACCTCAAGGCAGATGTCGCCGAGCTGGTTTTCGACTTGAACCTCGACAAGAAGTCGGCAACTCCAGGCTACTCGCTACCGCTGCTCAACAACCTACACGGGGTGCTTGACAGGTGTGACGTTTATCTCAAGGAAGTAGCCGACATGGATCTGGTGCGTATGGTGGTCCGGGAGCACTTCCAAAGGATTCTCAAGATGATCAACGACCCACAAGACAAGCCCGGGGCCAACACCAAGGACGACGGCAAGCACGCCACCGGGGAAGAGCGCCAGCGGGCAGAACGCTTCTCGGAACTCAGCGCAGCAAGTCCCGAGGTCCGCCAGGAGGCTTTCATGGAACTGTACTTTTACAGCGTGCTCCCCGAAGTTAGATACCGGGCTGTCACGTCGTATAAGCGACAGCAAACCACTGGATACGCACCCTCGATCCGTTCACGCTCCGGTTCGCTCGAGACACTGCCAGACATGAAGTCCTTTTCCGAGCCAGTCACCCCTACCGTTGTCTCAACGCCCAACAGGCCACTCTCGCCGGCTCTTGCGCCGCCAGTCCCGTCCCCAGGCCCGCCCCCGCCCGCATTGGAAAAGCATCGAAGCACCCAGTCAGTGCCACTTTTGCGAGTCTCGacacccactcctcccacggTGGACAAGACAACAAGCCTGGACACAGATGCCACAGATATCTGGTGTACCCTCGTGCTGCGTATGCtctgttggctgctgctgcatgaCTTCAATAAGAAGGATGTGCAGATCCCCAAGAGCGAGCTGCTGGGAAACCGGTTGCCTGTGTACATCGCCTAGTTGGCATGTAACAGTGCACTTTTACGTTTTACTACATGATCTCtcgctctttttttttctcaaaACACTAACGTC encodes the following:
- the MOD-A gene encoding Mod-A protein (EggNog:ENOG503P1MN; antiSMASH:Cluster_9; COG:S); protein product: MDPNNDFPNSTVFVKVDDDQEMKVNMTALIFAIVALIGTFAQVLQQYIASAAGYSNCGESVMGEWHKSKKRAFRATELRFEVQFETPVIFICPPTNTKGPIPAKPIYFVDGSDQSLKDTRALLPKDEKSREERLASSKVHTADNERATWVNLLSQLQSMERESQEWQKDFYGQNPPLNPRSHIGFRDHTLAIAMQVKKRSWDNMPTDIKKPYATTAICHLLELAAIMGIYWQEFDRSRDRYRAEGNGYMLTGTNVNDLGLVFTFQICGKSRFKENRVIPVDEVKDLCCGFVPTLFQKSDKDKRRVEFPNEDAKDLSVLQFGSMNEIAETMVLIDCNTNTANYFRSKNTTARHSHLFPVPFELLGMLGKTLHIRNSAYRMLPNPTPYHWDKNFFNLRRLIKEYKKKIDDTDSEIAPTPRIQDLKADVAELVFDLNLDKKSATPGYSLPLLNNLHGVLDRCDVYLKEVADMDLVRMVVREHFQRILKMINDPQDKPGANTKDDGKHATGEERQRAERFSELSAASPEVRQEAFMELYFYSVLPEVRYRAVTSYKRQQTTGYAPSIRSRSGSLETLPDMKSFSEPVTPTVVSTPNRPLSPALAPPVPSPGPPPPALEKHRSTQSVPLLRVSTPTPPTVDKTTSLDTDATDIWCTLVLRMLCWLLLHDFNKKDVQIPKSELLGNRLPVYIA
- a CDS encoding hypothetical protein (EggNog:ENOG503P40Z; antiSMASH:Cluster_8; COG:S); its protein translation is MASQDEQDPFIAKGFNSEDDLKYASRPKQHPKTHLIIFIFQVLFFLLNITLFMTTKASNTDCTSCGALNQNVDHSPYSPAHSAIRYKVSQDKYEEGPSPFSGVPRLELDEAWSKLLRSSMIRLSADEMRKMNKTSVMLKDGSGYVGYLEAIHMLHCVKRMHQAQYPEHYPKLQAEDAFSTHHWDHCLEVLRKGIMCNADTTINTYLWQRDSHGKLMIKGNRTGPRKCTDWDKLQEWAEDRTIYGSDRDRFLESLVSPSEHGGGLGPLELGT
- a CDS encoding hypothetical protein (EggNog:ENOG503P2IV; COG:S; antiSMASH:Cluster_8) encodes the protein MATYVTEQSTTAIGILFPTLAIILLGIRTYGLFRHYSRRDIGIDDVLIVPAAFLTVTSGVAMAIGAQMHIIGGHSLDGSWGPEDNVKLGKFEYAFWMGHILAIGFIKLTLLFFFRGLFKGRAERTAFDYSNWILIVLVILWTVLFLFLEIFACGLRPESGWESFESLRTKCMDTFGMLTGCSVFSWVLDLAIFIEPLIMIRTLNMSLKRKVQASIVFLFSGFAVIAGLLRMIPWIQIYMQDVRNPTIRILADDLPVTDQEGVVSIVLFWTYMEIGVGFIVSCVPRSAWIWDKLPSLTPLLSKMSRSFTSVASRSSTTKTGTADHDSERKAQGMHSELHSQRSLVNMKGTSIGSRRSSENLELGIMS
- a CDS encoding hypothetical protein (COG:O; EggNog:ENOG503PS7B; antiSMASH:Cluster_9; MEROPS:MER0090759) codes for the protein MKSSILAFLAVGVAHSAGRLLHATRHGLVPDTVTSNVIPMRKHIVPSFGHRSSVVKPVYRRTADVNHPANLTNVHDVYYIVDIVVGNQTLAVSVDTGSSDTWFVSDYFECVRFWWQGPEYKPNCGLADGFTGNLSGGVLDNPPFVRSYMDTTFVSGYYGFEDVTVGSITAKNQRVGVVNYTFWAGDGLTSGLLGLGYPFMTSLDGAEQNQAPYDPVFTTMWKNKLIDPLFSIALSRESGDQGEPDGEVRTPEGSYLALGGLPPVEVDEESWARTKIHGVDAIPEWMFEQSDLGLYIIKPDSWVYGRETEDVTPAEADQGAVMTHGLTTNTTQFPVLIDVGATLSLLPKGLVQKLYAAFDPPAKYLSTNGLFFALCNATIPKFGVNIGENTFYFAPEDLLRQTARDPSGEYCRIGVTDVNGGPYVLGVSFLSSVVAVFDIENTEMRFASRTKY
- a CDS encoding hypothetical protein (antiSMASH:Cluster_9; COG:S; EggNog:ENOG503P18C) yields the protein MSALFHTKDRSAKECHHVPGQERSTKSTILETGAALTQDFTPTKNICAHLNAFHVYASDPTRVVEANHYCGHLTEDVRQCLLYDSPDPGARLIGVEYMIKPHLYETLPQEERRLWHSHVFEVKSGMLVMPQPNSAVPTAAWEKAETEEMKEVIELYGKVYHLWQVDRGDRLPMGAPQLMTSITSFDQVPDLEKKMDERDQKFVGQAVDWRRKREIRKDLVEPTVHPDADYQVKRKE